The genome window GCGGCACCAGGTTCCGGTGCCGGAGGTGGCTGATGATCTCCACCTCGTTGGTGAACTCCTCGTCGCCGCCCTCCACGTCGGGCTCGAGCATCTTCTTTACGGCGACGACGGTGCCGTCCACGAGCACGCCGCGGTACACGACTCCAAAGCCGCCGCGGCCGATGAGGTTGCGCTCGGCGAAACCGCCGGTCGCCTTCGCCAGCTCGCAGATGTCGAACATGACGGAGCCGGTGTTTGGCCGCGGGCGCGAGCGCCGCTCCTCCGAGATTTGGATGCTCCGTCTGTCCTTGGAGAGCTCATGCCTATACCTCCAGACGAGGAGAGCGACGAGGGAGACGAGCAGGAGCGAGGCGATCGGGACGGTGGCGGCTACTGCGATGTTGGTGGTGTGGGTGGCGGAGCTAGAGGTTGGCGACGAGGTTGGGGGAGGCGTGGAGAGAGCGAGGCCGAGGGCACACCTCGCAGTGACGGGGGACTCGGGGCCGGCGGAGCTGGAGATCCCGGCCGCGTAGAGCACGGTGAGGTAGAAGCAGTTGAGGGACTTGGATTCGTTGCCGGCGGCCGCGGTGAGGCGCGCCGAGGCGTCGACCCCGGCGGCGAGGCATCGGTTGCAGAGCGACATGGAGGTGACGTCGGCGCCGCAGGAGGCGTTGAGACCGGCGGcggaggcgtttccggcgaccgcGACGTACTCCGCGGCGGTGGTGACCCCGGCGCAGTAGTCCGGGGAGATGGCGAACTGGGACTGGACCGGGAAGCAGCCCGGCACGAGGGAGGCCGGCAGCGAGAGCGGCGGCGCGGCGAGCGCCGCCGAGAAGGCGCGGAGGCAGGCCGCCGAGGCCCGCGCGGACGGGAGGCGGAAGCGGCCCGTGGCGCGGAGCCGCGACGCGAGGCCCACGGCGAACACCGAGAGGAGCGTCATGCAGCAGGCGGTGCCGTTGGTCACGGGCGGCTCGCACGGCGCGCGGTCCCACGG of Zea mays cultivar B73 chromosome 8, Zm-B73-REFERENCE-NAM-5.0, whole genome shotgun sequence contains these proteins:
- the LOC103636423 gene encoding probable receptor-like protein kinase At1g11050, encoding MAAVWKWKHAVFLVLVTMMRPQAAEAGGAANATAACPLDLGYVATLPWDRAPCEPPVTNGTACCMTLLSVFAVGLASRLRATGRFRLPSARASAACLRAFSAALAAPPLSLPASLVPGCFPVQSQFAISPDYCAGVTTAAEYVAVAGNASAAGLNASCGADVTSMSLCNRCLAAGVDASARLTAAAGNESKSLNCFYLTVLYAAGISSSAGPESPVTARCALGLALSTPPPTSSPTSSSATHTTNIAVAATVPIASLLLVSLVALLVWRYRHELSKDRRSIQISEERRSRPRPNTGSVMFDICELAKATGGFAERNLIGRGGFGVVYRGVLVDGTVVAVKKMLEPDVEGGDEEFTNEVEIISHLRHRNLVPLRGCCIVDADADPDPDEGKQMFLVYDYMPKGSLDQYIFDDAQGRRRPALSWAQRRTVLLDVARGLEYLHYGVKPGIYHRDIKATNILLDADMRARVADFGLARRSREGQSHLTTRVAGTHGYLSPEYALYGQLTEKSDVYSFGVLVLEVMSGRRALDLSDPSGVVLITDWAWAHAKAGRPGDVLAQALRKEPSTSVAAMERYVLVGILCAHVTVAFRPTMPEALRMLEGDMDVPDLPDRPQPFGQRIAFDEGETNFSASSILSGGGPFVDFGDMLR